In one Butyrivibrio proteoclasticus B316 genomic region, the following are encoded:
- a CDS encoding adenylyltransferase/cytidyltransferase family protein → MRTGLVFGTFAPMHLGHMDVIDIAKEEMDKVIVICCGHEGDRGYPTFPLDKRYELAAKEFTDDEKVFVTKLVDTDPKIKEHWDQQQIWNYWVDRILLHLFQKELITARDELCFYTSEADYAELITSTPQHIRVHLCQRNRPVSGTMIRSDLEGNLDKIVSSFAGYIRELRK, encoded by the coding sequence ATGCGAACAGGCCTTGTTTTTGGAACTTTCGCGCCGATGCATTTAGGCCATATGGACGTGATTGATATAGCAAAAGAGGAAATGGATAAAGTAATAGTTATCTGCTGCGGTCATGAGGGGGATCGAGGATATCCTACATTTCCTCTTGATAAGAGATATGAGCTTGCGGCAAAAGAATTTACTGATGACGAGAAGGTTTTTGTAACCAAGCTTGTTGATACAGATCCCAAGATCAAAGAGCACTGGGATCAGCAGCAGATTTGGAACTACTGGGTGGACAGGATACTACTCCATCTTTTCCAAAAAGAACTAATAACTGCAAGAGATGAACTGTGTTTTTACACATCAGAGGCAGATTACGCAGAGCTTATAACATCAACCCCTCAGCACATAAGAGTTCATCTGTGCCAGAGAAACAGACCTGTAAGCGGCACAATGATCCGCAGTGATCTTGAAGGAAACCTTGATAAAATAGTCAGCTCTTTTGCCGGGTATATAAGAGAACTTCGGAAATAA
- a CDS encoding cysteine hydrolase family protein, with protein MDKILVVVDMQNDFVTGSLGSAEAQQIVPAVVDKVRNFDGTVVFTRDTHHENYMETQEGHNLPVPHCYEGTEGWEIIPELKELSQGRKIFDKPTFGSIELASFIRDEADKRNGQLEVELIGVCTDICVVSNALMIKAYNIEVPVSVDSKCCAGVTPAAHDAALATMKSCQVKVA; from the coding sequence ATGGATAAAATACTAGTTGTTGTAGACATGCAGAATGATTTTGTTACAGGTTCTTTGGGGAGTGCAGAGGCACAGCAGATAGTTCCTGCTGTTGTAGACAAGGTTAGGAATTTTGACGGAACAGTAGTTTTTACAAGGGATACACACCATGAGAATTACATGGAGACCCAGGAGGGCCACAATCTTCCGGTTCCTCACTGCTACGAGGGAACAGAAGGCTGGGAGATAATCCCTGAGCTCAAAGAGCTTTCTCAGGGCAGGAAAATTTTTGATAAGCCTACTTTTGGCAGCATTGAACTTGCAAGTTTTATCAGGGATGAGGCTGATAAGAGAAATGGTCAGCTTGAGGTTGAACTCATCGGCGTGTGCACTGATATCTGTGTTGTCAGCAATGCTCTTATGATCAAGGCATACAACATTGAGGTTCCTGTATCTGTTGATTCTAAGTGCTGCGCAGGAGTTACACCCGCTGCGCACGATGCAGCCCTTGCAACCATGAAGAGTTGTCAGGTCAAGGTTGCTTGA
- a CDS encoding NUDIX hydrolase has translation MKQNNPSTEQGSDRREIRMLSEYKHPYVTVDLLLFSVIDGQLAINLTVRDEEPFKDMYALPGSFIRENESAEGAVERLLSDKLELSGQIYTEQLMTFSDVNRDPRERVISIAYIGIIPDKAMVNVPWMKWFTIQSSNVGSYKLCQVDGDESFICTCLGFDHDKMLEIAIDRLRGKIDYTDIIFKFLKDSKQFTAGTLREIYQSVTGQEINRGNFTKYQMNTYMEHGLIKKTGSISIGRGRPADTYSYIGGDRLWIKY, from the coding sequence ATGAAACAAAATAATCCGAGCACTGAACAGGGCTCAGATAGAAGGGAGATCAGAATGCTTTCAGAGTACAAACACCCATATGTGACAGTTGATCTTCTACTGTTTTCTGTAATTGATGGTCAGTTGGCAATCAATCTCACAGTAAGAGATGAAGAGCCGTTCAAGGATATGTACGCGTTGCCCGGTTCTTTTATCAGGGAGAATGAATCCGCTGAGGGAGCGGTTGAGAGGCTGTTATCTGACAAACTTGAATTGTCAGGACAGATATATACAGAACAGCTTATGACTTTCTCGGATGTTAACAGGGATCCTAGAGAAAGAGTCATCTCAATAGCTTACATAGGCATCATTCCGGACAAGGCTATGGTGAATGTGCCGTGGATGAAGTGGTTTACAATTCAGAGTTCTAATGTAGGCAGCTACAAACTTTGCCAGGTGGATGGTGATGAGAGCTTTATCTGTACATGTCTTGGATTTGACCATGACAAGATGCTGGAGATAGCGATAGACAGATTGAGGGGCAAGATAGACTATACAGACATTATTTTCAAATTCCTTAAGGACTCCAAGCAGTTCACAGCCGGGACACTCAGGGAGATATATCAGTCAGTGACTGGTCAGGAGATCAACAGAGGAAATTTTACCAAGTATCAGATGAATACTTACATGGAGCATGGACTGATCAAGAAGACAGGATCAATTTCAATAGGTAGGGGAAGACCTGCAGATACATATTCATACATAGGAGGAGACAGATTATGGATAAAATACTAG
- a CDS encoding cation diffusion facilitator family transporter, with product MSDKSKGSSINTATASAADRGRIIIRTSIIGIVVNILLAGFKFVVGIISGSIAIMLDAVNNLSDALSSVITIIGTALAGKAPDKKHPLGYGRIEYMSAIVISIIVLYAGITSFQESVKAIINPEPADYSTVMLVIVAVAVIFKVALSQFFINTGKKVSSESLVASGTEARFDAIISVATLVAALIFILSGISLESWLAAIISLVLIKSGFEMLRDTVSQILGERISADTSQAVKKTILSVEGVEGAYDLLFSDYGPDRVLASVHIEIPDTYTADKIDVITRDITQKVYVEHHISIVSVGVYSINTKDSKVAAFRAEVSRIASLHNEVLQMHGFFVNFERKEIRFDLVMDFVPNRTAIFNQVLEEIKEKYPDYTVYANMDVSYSD from the coding sequence ATGTCAGATAAATCAAAAGGTTCATCAATAAATACAGCTACAGCTTCAGCTGCAGACAGAGGTCGAATCATTATCAGGACCAGCATAATTGGTATTGTAGTAAACATACTTCTGGCAGGTTTTAAGTTCGTTGTTGGGATCATATCCGGTTCTATTGCCATTATGCTTGATGCAGTCAACAATTTAAGTGATGCGCTTTCATCTGTTATAACAATCATCGGTACTGCCCTCGCAGGTAAGGCCCCTGACAAAAAACATCCTCTTGGCTATGGCAGAATTGAATACATGAGTGCCATTGTCATTTCAATCATTGTCCTCTATGCAGGTATCACCTCTTTTCAGGAATCTGTAAAGGCCATTATCAATCCTGAGCCCGCAGATTACAGTACTGTCATGCTGGTTATTGTGGCTGTTGCCGTAATCTTCAAGGTCGCTCTCAGCCAGTTTTTTATTAATACCGGTAAAAAGGTTTCATCCGAATCCCTGGTTGCATCAGGAACAGAGGCAAGATTTGATGCAATTATTTCAGTAGCCACTTTAGTTGCAGCTCTCATCTTCATCCTCTCGGGAATATCCCTCGAATCCTGGCTTGCCGCCATTATATCTCTGGTGCTGATCAAATCCGGCTTTGAAATGTTAAGAGATACTGTAAGCCAGATCCTTGGCGAAAGGATCAGCGCAGATACTTCTCAGGCAGTTAAAAAGACCATTCTGTCTGTTGAAGGTGTCGAGGGTGCTTACGATCTTCTCTTCAGTGATTACGGTCCTGACAGAGTGCTGGCTTCTGTTCACATTGAAATTCCTGACACTTACACCGCTGACAAGATTGATGTCATTACAAGAGACATCACGCAGAAAGTATACGTTGAGCATCATATCTCCATAGTTTCAGTCGGTGTCTACTCTATAAACACCAAAGATTCCAAGGTTGCTGCATTCAGAGCCGAAGTATCAAGAATTGCATCACTTCACAATGAAGTTCTTCAGATGCACGGATTTTTTGTTAACTTCGAGAGAAAAGAGATCAGATTTGATCTTGTAATGGATTTTGTTCCTAACAGAACTGCTATCTTTAATCAGGTTCTGGAAGAGATAAAAGAAAAGTATCCGGATTATACAGTTTACGCCAATATGGATGTAAGCTACAGCGACTAA
- the leuS gene encoding leucine--tRNA ligase, which produces MSEVYNHHAVEQKWQKYWKENETFKTDVWDFSKPKYYALDMFPYPSGVGLHAGHPEGYTATDIMSRMKRMQGYNVLHPMGYDSFGLPAEQYAVTTGNHPAGFTEKNIETFSKQLRELGFDYDWSKMIATSDPKFYKWTQWIFKKLYEAGYAKHIDMPVNWCEELGTVLSNDEVIDGKSERGGYPVVKKMMKQWVIDQQAFAEELLDGLNEIDWPESTKEIQRNWIGKSTGVEVDFDIVGGGKFSIFTTCIETIYGITFMVLAPDGEIVKSLMDRVENPEEVQAYIDETLKKNDLDRTDLNKTKSGCPLKGIYAINPVNGKEVPLFMGDFVLASYGTGAVMAVPTHDQRDFEYAQVHNLPLIQVINNTEGTVDVSEHAFEKQDYLGKGCILMNSEEFNGMTVEEAKKGITKKLVDMGVAREKVNYHFREWIFARQRYWGEPVPCVYKEDGSIVFLDDSELPVVLPELEDYKGRNGKAPLENATEWKAYDKNGIKGTRETSTMPGSAGSSWYYMRYIDPDNDNEFANQELLKHWMPVDLYVGGPEHAVGHLLYSRIWNRFLYNKGLSPVKEPFKKLVHQGMILGENGIKMGKRFPEFVVNPSDIVRDYGADTLRLYEMFMGPLEVSKPWNSNNVTGARKFINRVYTFFTEPGNITDENNGNLEKIYHQTVKKVTNDFEVLGFNTAIAQMMIFVNAVYKEGSCPREYAENFIKMLSCICPHVGEEIWQILGHDNTIAYEPWPTYDESKCVEDTVEIAVQINGKVKATLNIGKEDPKDEVIAKGKELIADKLEGKNIVKEIYVPGRIVNIVVK; this is translated from the coding sequence ATGTCAGAAGTATATAACCATCACGCAGTGGAACAGAAATGGCAGAAATACTGGAAAGAGAACGAGACCTTTAAGACTGATGTCTGGGATTTCTCCAAGCCCAAGTATTATGCACTTGATATGTTTCCTTATCCTTCAGGCGTAGGTCTTCATGCAGGTCATCCAGAAGGATATACAGCTACAGATATCATGTCACGTATGAAGCGTATGCAGGGATATAATGTCCTTCATCCAATGGGATACGATTCATTCGGACTTCCTGCTGAGCAGTATGCGGTTACAACAGGTAACCATCCTGCAGGATTTACAGAGAAGAATATTGAAACTTTCTCCAAGCAGCTTAGAGAACTTGGCTTTGACTATGACTGGTCCAAGATGATCGCAACAAGTGATCCTAAGTTTTATAAGTGGACACAGTGGATTTTCAAAAAGCTCTATGAGGCTGGCTATGCCAAGCATATTGACATGCCTGTTAACTGGTGTGAGGAGCTTGGAACAGTTCTTTCCAATGATGAGGTTATCGACGGTAAGAGTGAGCGTGGTGGATACCCTGTAGTCAAGAAGATGATGAAACAGTGGGTTATCGATCAGCAGGCTTTTGCTGAGGAACTTCTTGACGGGCTTAATGAAATTGACTGGCCTGAGTCTACCAAAGAGATCCAGCGTAACTGGATCGGCAAGTCTACAGGTGTTGAAGTAGACTTTGATATTGTAGGCGGAGGCAAGTTCTCCATTTTCACAACCTGTATCGAGACTATTTATGGTATTACATTCATGGTACTTGCTCCGGATGGAGAAATAGTTAAGAGCCTCATGGACCGTGTAGAGAATCCTGAGGAAGTACAGGCATATATTGATGAAACACTCAAGAAGAACGATCTTGATCGTACAGATCTGAACAAGACCAAGTCAGGCTGCCCACTTAAGGGAATCTATGCGATCAACCCTGTTAATGGCAAGGAAGTTCCTCTGTTTATGGGTGACTTCGTACTTGCAAGTTACGGAACAGGTGCTGTTATGGCTGTTCCTACACATGACCAGAGAGACTTTGAGTATGCACAGGTTCATAACCTTCCTCTTATTCAGGTTATTAACAACACTGAGGGAACAGTTGATGTTTCCGAGCATGCATTTGAGAAGCAGGATTATCTTGGCAAGGGCTGCATCCTTATGAATTCTGAGGAATTCAATGGCATGACAGTTGAAGAGGCCAAGAAGGGCATTACCAAGAAGCTTGTAGACATGGGTGTTGCAAGAGAGAAGGTCAACTACCACTTCCGTGAGTGGATCTTCGCAAGACAGCGTTACTGGGGTGAGCCTGTTCCTTGTGTTTACAAGGAAGATGGCAGCATTGTATTCCTTGATGACAGCGAGCTTCCTGTAGTTCTTCCTGAACTCGAGGATTATAAGGGACGTAATGGCAAGGCTCCTCTTGAGAATGCAACTGAGTGGAAAGCTTATGACAAGAACGGAATCAAGGGCACAAGAGAGACATCTACTATGCCTGGTTCAGCCGGATCATCCTGGTATTACATGAGATATATTGACCCTGATAACGACAATGAATTTGCTAATCAGGAACTTCTTAAGCATTGGATGCCTGTTGACCTGTACGTTGGCGGACCTGAGCACGCAGTAGGACACCTTCTGTACTCACGTATCTGGAACCGCTTCCTTTACAACAAGGGACTTTCTCCTGTAAAAGAGCCATTCAAGAAACTGGTTCATCAGGGAATGATCCTTGGAGAAAATGGTATCAAGATGGGTAAGCGTTTCCCTGAATTCGTTGTTAACCCAAGTGATATCGTAAGAGATTACGGTGCAGATACACTCCGTCTCTATGAGATGTTCATGGGACCTCTTGAAGTATCCAAGCCTTGGAACTCCAACAACGTAACCGGTGCCAGAAAGTTCATCAACCGTGTATATACATTCTTTACAGAGCCTGGAAATATCACTGATGAGAACAATGGTAACCTCGAGAAGATCTATCACCAGACTGTCAAGAAGGTTACAAACGACTTTGAGGTACTTGGCTTTAACACAGCTATTGCCCAGATGATGATCTTTGTAAATGCAGTTTACAAAGAGGGAAGCTGCCCAAGAGAATATGCAGAGAACTTTATCAAGATGTTGTCTTGCATCTGTCCACATGTTGGAGAGGAAATCTGGCAGATCCTTGGACATGACAACACAATTGCTTATGAGCCATGGCCAACTTATGACGAGTCTAAGTGCGTTGAGGATACAGTAGAAATTGCTGTTCAGATCAACGGTAAGGTTAAGGCTACTCTGAATATTGGCAAGGAAGACCCCAAGGATGAAGTAATTGCCAAGGGTAAAGAGCTAATTGCTGATAAGCTTGAAGGCAAGAATATTGTCAAAGAGATTTATGTACCCGGACGTATCGTAAATATTGTAGTTAAATAA